The Streptomyces sp. NBC_00440 genome contains a region encoding:
- a CDS encoding DUF2510 domain-containing protein, with translation MTHTTPPGWYPDAGLPATERWWDGAAWTAHTRPLDAVPQQPGPHRPGSHQAVPHGFGPPPPAPAAGRGPGGLPRAVPIAVGAVVAVALAVTVVVTVVNSGGHGRTAHSPSATGVPASHQATAAGTHGPNTAAPPTDDPSLLVDELNGITLPVPAGWEKPTSTVDDVTTMRTSHSYECPGDSASFCYHGTVTSRTADETELPSAEAVAKADIKDAADSSYDRDLVGDLNYDGITSHTRLKSQSVVVAGRTGYLVRWRVRTGAGPGGYVQTVAFPSSLGSESMVVVRFAFDAGPDGPPLGGMDTITSGIRPIGDATSGGVGSRIGH, from the coding sequence ATGACCCACACGACCCCGCCCGGCTGGTACCCGGACGCCGGCCTGCCCGCCACCGAGCGGTGGTGGGACGGCGCGGCCTGGACCGCGCACACCCGCCCGCTCGACGCCGTACCGCAGCAGCCGGGACCGCACCGGCCCGGATCGCACCAAGCCGTACCGCACGGCTTCGGTCCGCCGCCGCCCGCGCCGGCGGCCGGGCGCGGGCCCGGCGGGCTGCCGCGTGCGGTGCCGATCGCCGTCGGCGCGGTGGTCGCCGTCGCCCTGGCCGTGACGGTGGTGGTCACCGTGGTCAACAGCGGCGGTCACGGCAGAACGGCGCACTCCCCGTCCGCCACCGGCGTGCCCGCCTCGCACCAGGCCACGGCCGCCGGGACACACGGCCCGAACACCGCCGCGCCGCCGACCGACGACCCCTCGCTGCTCGTCGACGAGCTGAACGGCATCACCCTGCCGGTCCCGGCCGGCTGGGAGAAGCCGACGAGCACGGTCGATGACGTGACGACCATGCGGACCAGCCACTCCTACGAGTGCCCCGGCGACTCGGCCTCGTTCTGCTACCACGGCACGGTGACCTCACGCACCGCCGACGAGACCGAACTCCCCTCGGCGGAGGCCGTGGCCAAGGCGGACATCAAGGACGCCGCCGACAGCTCGTACGACAGGGACCTCGTCGGAGATCTCAACTACGACGGCATCACCTCGCACACCCGGCTCAAGTCCCAGTCCGTGGTGGTCGCGGGCCGCACCGGCTATCTGGTGCGCTGGCGGGTCAGGACCGGTGCGGGGCCCGGCGGTTACGTGCAGACCGTCGCCTTCCCGTCGTCGCTCGGCTCCGAGTCGATGGTGGTGGTGCGCTTCGCCTTCGACGCCGGGCCGGACGGACCGCCGCTGGGCGGCATGGACACCATCACCAGCGGGATCCGCCCCATCGGCGATGCCACCAGCGGCGGGGTGGGCAGCAGGATCGGTCACTGA
- a CDS encoding siderophore-interacting protein, whose product MAEAPARKTPQAHEAQVVRTERITPHMVRLVLAGEGLDAFDAAEFTDHYIKVLFAPEGVSYPEPFDMARIREEFPREQWPVTRTYTVRSWDPALGELVVDFVVHGTEGLAGPWAAAARPGDTMRFLGPGGGYAPDPAAGWHLLAGDESALPAIAAAVERMPEGAVVHAFVEVSGPDEEQKIAAPDGVGVHWLHRGDRPAGEALIDAVKALDFPSGEVSAFVHGEAGCVKELRRHLRLDRGIPREQLSISGYWRLGQNDETWRAAKREWNAQVEAEQEQAG is encoded by the coding sequence GTGGCGGAAGCACCGGCCCGTAAGACACCGCAGGCCCACGAGGCGCAGGTGGTCCGTACCGAGCGGATCACCCCGCACATGGTCCGTCTGGTCCTCGCCGGCGAGGGGCTGGACGCGTTCGACGCGGCAGAGTTCACCGACCACTACATCAAGGTGCTCTTCGCGCCCGAGGGCGTGAGCTACCCGGAACCGTTCGACATGGCCCGGATCCGCGAGGAGTTCCCGCGCGAGCAGTGGCCGGTGACCCGGACGTACACGGTGCGGTCCTGGGATCCGGCGCTGGGCGAGCTGGTGGTCGACTTCGTCGTGCACGGCACCGAAGGTCTTGCCGGTCCGTGGGCGGCCGCCGCCCGGCCCGGCGACACGATGCGCTTCCTCGGCCCCGGCGGCGGCTACGCCCCGGACCCGGCCGCCGGCTGGCACCTGCTGGCCGGCGACGAGAGCGCGCTGCCCGCGATCGCGGCCGCGGTGGAGCGGATGCCGGAGGGCGCCGTGGTGCACGCCTTCGTGGAGGTTTCGGGCCCCGACGAGGAGCAGAAGATCGCGGCGCCGGACGGCGTCGGGGTGCACTGGCTGCACCGCGGTGACCGCCCGGCGGGCGAGGCCCTGATCGACGCGGTGAAGGCACTGGACTTCCCGTCCGGTGAGGTCAGCGCCTTCGTGCACGGCGAGGCGGGCTGTGTGAAGGAGCTGCGGCGCCATCTGCGGCTGGACCGGGGGATCCCCCGCGAGCAGCTGTCCATCTCGGGCTACTGGCGGCTGGGCCAGAACGACGAGACCTGGCGCGCGGCGAAGCGCGAGTGGAACGCCCAGGTGGAGGCCGAGCAGGAGCAGGCGGGCTGA
- a CDS encoding quaternary amine ABC transporter ATP-binding protein: protein MYVSRLQADRLYKVFGRRPDEAVRKLENGTGRDELRGEGTTAAVIDASFTVEPGHIFVVMGLSGSGKSTLLRMLNGLLEPTSGRVLFDGQDLTALSDGELREVRSKKISMVFQHFALFPHRSVLENAGYGLEVQGVPRAERDKRAAEALEMTGLAGWENSWPDELSGGMQQRVGLARALATDADLLLMDESFSALDPLIRRDMQDQLLELQKRLKKTIVFITHDLNEAMRLGDSIAVMRDGEIVQLGSAEDILITPANDYVASFTKDVDRTRVLTAAAMMTDDHRPDAGTCGCETVTPDTTFADLCGVSARVPHDVSVKNAQGKIVGVVQQSRLIGFLGEYAEAPLACDAAPKNKAVASA from the coding sequence GTGTATGTGTCCAGGCTGCAAGCCGACCGCTTGTACAAAGTGTTCGGCAGACGACCCGATGAAGCCGTGCGGAAACTCGAGAACGGCACCGGCCGCGATGAGCTGCGCGGTGAAGGGACGACTGCTGCGGTCATCGACGCATCCTTCACCGTCGAGCCGGGCCACATCTTCGTGGTCATGGGTCTCTCGGGATCCGGCAAGTCCACGCTGCTGCGCATGCTCAACGGACTCCTGGAGCCGACGTCGGGCCGGGTGCTCTTCGACGGCCAGGACCTGACCGCGCTCAGCGACGGCGAGCTGCGCGAGGTCCGCTCGAAGAAGATCAGCATGGTCTTCCAGCACTTCGCGCTCTTCCCCCACCGCAGCGTCCTGGAGAACGCCGGCTACGGCCTGGAGGTCCAGGGCGTGCCCCGCGCGGAGCGCGACAAGCGGGCGGCCGAGGCCCTGGAGATGACGGGTCTCGCGGGCTGGGAGAACTCCTGGCCCGACGAGCTGTCCGGCGGTATGCAGCAGCGTGTGGGCCTGGCCCGCGCGCTCGCCACCGACGCCGACCTGCTGCTGATGGACGAGTCCTTCAGCGCGCTCGACCCGCTGATCCGCCGCGACATGCAGGACCAGCTGCTCGAACTGCAGAAGCGGCTGAAGAAGACGATCGTCTTCATCACCCACGACCTCAATGAGGCCATGCGCCTCGGCGACAGCATCGCGGTCATGCGCGACGGTGAGATAGTCCAGCTCGGCTCCGCCGAGGACATCCTCATCACGCCGGCCAACGACTACGTCGCCTCCTTCACCAAGGACGTGGACCGCACACGGGTCCTCACCGCCGCGGCGATGATGACCGACGACCACCGCCCCGACGCGGGCACCTGCGGCTGCGAGACCGTCACCCCCGACACCACCTTCGCCGACCTGTGCGGCGTGAGCGCGCGTGTCCCGCACGACGTGTCCGTGAAGAACGCCCAGGGCAAGATCGTCGGAGTCGTGCAGCAGTCCCGTCTCATAGGATTCCTCGGCGAGTACGCCGAGGCCCCGCTGGCCTGCGACGCAGCCCCCAAGAACAAGGCGGTCGCCAGTGCCTAG
- the mycP gene encoding type VII secretion-associated serine protease mycosin produces MRRRGPTVLTAVLAAAALTVLPAAPASADSIRAQQWELAAMHTQQAWRTTKGRGVTVAVLDTGVDSANPDLTGQVLPDKDLIGFGAKRGDRSWARHGTAMAGIIAGHGHGPGHVDGVLGIAPEAHILPVRVILEGSDPAIKKARASRGGALATGIRWAADHHADVINLSLGDDSASARPEPGQDSAVQYALSKGSVVVASAGNGGEDGDHISYPAAYPGVIAVTAVDRYGTHASFSTRRWYATVSAPGVDVVIADPDRKYYEGWGTSAASAFVSGAVALVRAAYPDLTPAQIKKLLMDTARDAPQGGRDDSRGYGMVDPAAALAAAAKLAPAQIRTEAAGYGKKYFGPGPDAEPGGGDAGVWVVPLAGGAGVLLLAGALVLWRRGPSRPPRGAGFSRFRRSL; encoded by the coding sequence ATGAGACGCCGAGGACCGACCGTACTCACGGCCGTGCTGGCCGCCGCGGCCCTCACCGTGCTGCCCGCCGCGCCCGCGAGCGCCGACTCCATCCGCGCCCAGCAGTGGGAACTGGCCGCCATGCACACCCAGCAGGCCTGGCGTACGACCAAGGGCCGGGGCGTCACGGTCGCCGTGCTCGACACCGGAGTCGACAGCGCCAACCCCGATCTCACGGGGCAGGTGCTGCCCGACAAGGACCTGATCGGCTTCGGAGCGAAGCGCGGCGACCGGTCCTGGGCCCGGCACGGCACCGCGATGGCGGGCATCATCGCCGGACACGGCCACGGCCCCGGCCATGTGGACGGCGTCCTGGGCATCGCACCCGAGGCGCACATCCTGCCGGTCCGGGTGATCCTCGAAGGCAGCGACCCGGCGATCAAGAAGGCCCGTGCCTCGCGAGGCGGCGCCCTGGCCACCGGTATCCGCTGGGCGGCCGACCACCATGCCGATGTCATCAACCTCTCCCTCGGTGACGACAGCGCGTCCGCCCGCCCGGAGCCCGGCCAGGACTCCGCCGTCCAGTACGCCCTCTCCAAGGGCTCGGTCGTCGTCGCGTCGGCGGGCAACGGCGGCGAGGACGGGGACCACATCTCCTACCCGGCCGCCTACCCGGGCGTGATCGCGGTGACCGCCGTCGACCGGTACGGCACCCATGCCTCCTTCTCCACCCGCCGCTGGTACGCCACGGTCAGCGCCCCCGGCGTCGACGTCGTGATCGCCGACCCCGACCGCAAGTACTACGAGGGCTGGGGCACCAGCGCGGCGTCCGCGTTCGTCTCGGGCGCGGTCGCGCTGGTGCGGGCCGCGTACCCGGACCTCACTCCGGCACAGATCAAGAAGCTGCTCATGGACACCGCCCGGGACGCCCCGCAGGGCGGCCGCGACGACTCCCGCGGTTACGGCATGGTCGACCCCGCGGCCGCGCTCGCGGCGGCGGCGAAGCTCGCCCCGGCGCAGATCCGTACGGAGGCCGCCGGTTACGGGAAGAAGTACTTCGGGCCGGGCCCCGACGCGGAGCCGGGCGGCGGAGACGCCGGTGTCTGGGTCGTCCCGCTCGCGGGCGGCGCGGGGGTGCTGCTGCTGGCCGGCGCCCTGGTGCTGTGGCGCCGCGGACCGTCCAGGCCCCCGCGCGGCGCCGGATTCAGCCGGTTCCGCCGGTCGCTGTGA
- a CDS encoding ABC transporter permease/substrate binding protein gives MPRFHFGDWVENIVKWLTDNVGWLFDAINSVLTHMYNGVDAVLGGGEPLLMAGIFAVLAFWLRGLIPAVLTFVGFALIDSLSLWDDGMETLSLVIVAAAITIVIAVPLGIWAARNAKVGAVVRPVLDVMQTMPAFVYLIPGVMFFGVGVTPGVIATIVFAMPPGVRMTELGIRQVDGELVEAAEAFGSTPRNILRRVQLPLALPTIMAGVNQVIMLALSMVVIGGMAGAGGLGEKVYAAITQLQVGLAAESGVAVVILAIYLDRMTGALNQRVSPLGRRAAAKAASVAQKWSFAHYRPGTTVAMIGVVILGLVAGGMNLGSASDSNGSSQAGSDVGHGKQIKMGYIPWDEGIASTYLWKELLEERGYTTDVKQLDAGPLYSGVARGDIDFQTDSWLPTTHKDYWNKYKSQLDDMGTWYGPTSLELTVPSYVKGVKSLADLKGKGKEFNGKIIGIESSAGEMGLLNKKVLKAYGLQGEYKVVSSSTSSMLAQLARSIKKKEPVVVVLWSPHWAYGKYDLTKLKDPKGAWGKSDSIHTVAHKGFDKKDPTVAKWLKDFKLTEDQLTSLENSVQAAGEGHEQDGVRAWLKKNPGMAAKLAPVAKGAGAPQKGKDAGKSVNLGFFPWDEAIASTYLWDNILEDRGYKPNVKQLDPGPLYTALAQGQEDVQFDSWLPTTHKQYWDRYKSKLTDVGSWYGPTSLELSVPSYVKGVKSLADLKGKGKEFNGKIIGIESSAGEMGLLNKKVLKAYGLQGEYKVVSSSTSSMLAQLARSIKKKEPVVVVLWSPHWAYGKYDLTKLKDPKGAWGKSDSIHTVARKDFGKDLPELNGWLKNFKLSEDKLNSLEVAIQDGGAGKEKESARKWLDANPGLEDKLAPVGS, from the coding sequence GTGCCTAGGTTCCATTTCGGCGACTGGGTCGAAAACATCGTCAAATGGCTGACGGACAACGTCGGCTGGCTCTTCGACGCCATCAACAGCGTGCTCACGCACATGTACAACGGCGTCGACGCGGTACTGGGCGGCGGTGAGCCGCTGCTGATGGCGGGCATCTTCGCCGTCCTCGCCTTCTGGCTGCGCGGACTGATACCGGCGGTGCTGACCTTTGTCGGCTTCGCCCTGATCGACTCCCTCTCCCTCTGGGACGACGGGATGGAAACGCTGTCGCTGGTGATCGTCGCGGCGGCCATCACGATCGTGATCGCGGTGCCGCTGGGTATCTGGGCGGCGCGCAACGCGAAGGTCGGCGCCGTGGTGCGCCCGGTGCTCGACGTCATGCAGACGATGCCCGCCTTCGTCTACCTGATCCCGGGCGTCATGTTCTTCGGCGTCGGGGTGACCCCCGGCGTGATCGCCACGATCGTCTTCGCGATGCCCCCGGGCGTCCGGATGACCGAGCTCGGCATCCGGCAGGTCGACGGCGAACTGGTCGAGGCCGCCGAGGCGTTCGGCAGCACCCCGCGCAACATCCTGCGCCGGGTCCAGCTGCCCCTCGCGCTGCCGACCATCATGGCCGGTGTCAACCAGGTCATCATGCTCGCGCTCTCCATGGTCGTCATCGGCGGTATGGCCGGTGCGGGCGGTCTCGGTGAGAAGGTCTACGCGGCCATCACCCAGCTCCAGGTCGGTCTCGCCGCCGAGAGCGGTGTGGCCGTGGTCATCCTCGCCATCTATCTGGACCGGATGACCGGCGCCCTCAACCAGCGCGTCTCCCCGCTCGGCCGGCGGGCCGCCGCGAAGGCGGCCTCCGTGGCCCAGAAGTGGAGCTTCGCGCACTACCGCCCCGGCACCACCGTCGCCATGATCGGCGTCGTGATCCTGGGGCTCGTCGCGGGCGGTATGAACCTCGGCTCGGCCTCCGACAGCAACGGCTCGTCGCAGGCGGGCTCGGACGTCGGCCACGGCAAGCAGATCAAGATGGGGTACATCCCCTGGGACGAGGGCATCGCCTCCACGTACCTGTGGAAGGAGCTGCTGGAGGAGCGCGGCTACACGACCGACGTCAAGCAGCTCGACGCCGGCCCGCTCTACTCCGGTGTGGCCCGCGGCGACATCGACTTCCAGACCGACTCCTGGCTGCCGACGACCCACAAGGACTACTGGAACAAGTACAAGTCCCAGCTCGATGACATGGGCACGTGGTACGGCCCGACGTCGCTCGAACTGACGGTGCCTTCGTATGTCAAGGGTGTGAAGTCCCTGGCGGATCTGAAGGGCAAGGGCAAGGAGTTCAACGGCAAGATCATCGGTATTGAGTCGAGTGCCGGTGAGATGGGTCTGCTGAACAAGAAGGTCCTGAAGGCCTACGGGCTGCAGGGTGAGTACAAGGTGGTGTCGTCGAGTACGTCGTCGATGCTGGCGCAGCTGGCCCGCTCCATCAAGAAGAAGGAGCCGGTCGTGGTGGTGCTGTGGTCGCCGCACTGGGCGTACGGCAAGTACGACCTGACGAAGCTCAAGGACCCGAAGGGTGCCTGGGGCAAGAGCGACTCGATCCACACCGTCGCGCACAAGGGCTTCGACAAGAAGGACCCGACGGTCGCGAAGTGGCTCAAGGACTTCAAGCTCACCGAGGACCAGCTGACCAGCCTGGAGAACTCGGTCCAGGCCGCCGGTGAGGGCCACGAGCAGGACGGTGTGCGCGCCTGGCTGAAGAAGAACCCGGGCATGGCCGCCAAGCTCGCGCCCGTCGCGAAGGGTGCGGGCGCCCCGCAGAAGGGCAAGGACGCCGGCAAGAGCGTCAACCTGGGCTTCTTCCCGTGGGACGAGGCCATCGCCTCCACATACCTCTGGGACAACATCCTGGAGGACCGCGGCTACAAGCCCAACGTCAAGCAGCTCGACCCCGGGCCGCTGTACACCGCGCTGGCCCAGGGCCAGGAAGATGTGCAGTTCGACTCCTGGCTGCCGACGACCCACAAGCAGTACTGGGACAGATACAAGAGCAAACTCACCGATGTCGGCTCCTGGTACGGCCCGACGTCACTTGAGCTGTCCGTGCCTTCGTATGTCAAGGGTGTGAAGTCCCTGGCGGATCTGAAGGGCAAGGGCAAGGAGTTCAACGGCAAGATCATCGGTATTGAGTCGAGTGCCGGTGAGATGGGTCTGCTGAACAAGAAGGTCCTGAAGGCCTACGGGTTGCAGGGTGAGTACAAGGTGGTGTCGTCGAGTACGTCGTCGATGCTGGCGCAGCTGGCCCGCTCCATCAAGAAGAAGGAGCCGGTCGTGGTGGTGCTGTGGTCGCCGCACTGGGCGTACGGCAAGTACGACCTGACGAAGCTCAAGGACCCGAAGGGTGCCTGGGGCAAGAGCGACTCGATCCACACCGTGGCCCGCAAGGACTTCGGCAAGGACCTGCCCGAGCTGAACGGCTGGCTGAAGAACTTCAAGCTCAGCGAGGACAAGCTCAACTCCCTGGAGGTCGCGATCCAGGACGGCGGTGCGGGCAAGGAGAAGGAGTCCGCTCGCAAGTGGCTCGACGCGAACCCGGGCCTGGAGGACAAGCTGGCGCCTGTCGGCAGCTGA
- a CDS encoding 5'-3' exonuclease, translated as MLLDTASLYYRAYFGVPDTVRAPDGTPVNAVRGLLDFIARLVQDHRPDSLVACMDADWRPQWRVDLIPSYKAHRVAQETDQGPDEEDTPDTLAPQVPMIEQVLDALGIARVGVEGYEADDVIGTLAGRATGPVDIVTGDRDLYQLVDDARGIRVLYPLKGVGNLQLTDEALLREKYGVTGQGYVDLALLRGDPSDGLPGVPGIGEKTAAKLLDAFGDLAGIMAAVDDPASRLTPSQRRKLDEARPYVAVAPKVVRVASDVPLPPFDPALPAEPRDPATLEQQGALWGLGGSLQRLLSTLQG; from the coding sequence ATGCTCCTCGACACCGCTTCCCTCTACTACCGGGCCTATTTCGGGGTCCCCGACACCGTACGGGCCCCGGACGGCACCCCGGTCAATGCCGTGCGCGGGCTGCTCGACTTCATCGCCCGGTTGGTGCAGGACCACCGCCCGGACTCCCTGGTCGCCTGCATGGACGCGGACTGGCGCCCCCAGTGGCGGGTCGACCTGATCCCCTCGTACAAGGCGCACCGGGTGGCGCAGGAGACCGACCAGGGCCCCGACGAGGAGGACACCCCGGACACCCTTGCCCCGCAGGTGCCGATGATCGAGCAGGTGCTCGATGCCCTGGGCATCGCCCGGGTCGGCGTCGAGGGGTACGAGGCGGACGACGTGATCGGCACGCTCGCCGGCCGGGCCACCGGACCCGTCGACATCGTCACCGGGGACCGCGACCTCTACCAGCTGGTGGACGACGCCCGCGGCATCAGGGTCCTCTATCCGCTGAAGGGCGTCGGAAACCTCCAGCTCACCGACGAGGCGCTGCTGCGCGAGAAGTACGGGGTGACCGGCCAGGGGTATGTGGACCTGGCGCTGCTGCGGGGCGACCCGAGCGACGGGCTGCCCGGCGTTCCGGGGATCGGCGAGAAGACCGCGGCGAAGCTGCTCGACGCGTTCGGGGATCTGGCCGGGATCATGGCCGCGGTCGACGACCCGGCGTCCCGGCTCACCCCCTCGCAGCGCAGGAAGCTGGACGAGGCGCGCCCCTATGTCGCGGTGGCGCCGAAGGTGGTGCGGGTGGCTTCGGACGTACCGCTGCCGCCGTTCGACCCGGCCCTGCCCGCCGAGCCGCGCGACCCCGCCACCCTGGAACAGCAGGGCGCCCTGTGGGGCCTGGGCGGATCGCTTCAGCGCCTGCTCTCCACTCTCCAGGGCTGA
- a CDS encoding amino acid deaminase/aldolase has product MTPRAADRTRYDRATAALDAPLAIVDLEAFDANADDLVRRAAGKPIRVASKSVRCRALLERVLERDGFEGLMSFTLAESLWLARSGFDDVLLAYPSADRGGYAELAGDPKLAAAVTVMVDDPAQLELIDRARDGGREEIRVCLELDTSLRMLAGRVRIGALRSPLREPAQLAELARSVARRPGFRLVGLMAYEGHIAGVGDSVAGRPLRSRAVRLMQSAARRELAARRAAVVRAVRAVAPDLEFVNGGGTGSVQHTAAEAAVTEIAAGSGLYVPRLFDNYTSFTGRPAALFAMPVVRRPGVGVVTVLGGGYPASGAAGADRLPVPYLPEGLRYDPQEGPGEVQTPLLGSPADDLLIGDKVWFRHAKSGELCERFDALQLIEGDRVTGTAPTYRGEGHTFL; this is encoded by the coding sequence ATGACGCCCCGTGCTGCTGACCGGACCCGGTACGACCGGGCCACCGCCGCTCTCGATGCCCCGCTGGCGATCGTCGATCTCGAAGCCTTCGACGCCAACGCCGACGACCTGGTCCGCCGCGCGGCGGGCAAACCGATCCGGGTGGCCAGCAAGTCCGTACGCTGCCGGGCGCTCCTGGAACGGGTGCTGGAGCGGGACGGGTTCGAGGGACTGATGTCCTTCACCCTGGCGGAGTCGCTGTGGCTGGCGCGTTCGGGCTTCGACGACGTGCTCCTCGCGTACCCGTCGGCCGACCGCGGTGGCTACGCCGAGCTGGCCGGCGACCCCAAGCTCGCCGCCGCCGTGACCGTCATGGTGGACGATCCGGCCCAGCTGGAGCTGATCGACCGCGCACGGGACGGCGGCCGCGAGGAGATCAGGGTCTGCCTGGAGCTGGACACCTCGCTCCGGATGCTCGCCGGCCGGGTACGGATCGGGGCGCTCAGGTCGCCGCTGCGCGAGCCCGCCCAACTCGCCGAGCTGGCAAGGTCGGTGGCGCGCCGTCCGGGGTTCCGGCTGGTGGGCCTCATGGCGTACGAGGGCCATATCGCCGGGGTCGGCGACTCGGTGGCCGGACGGCCGCTGCGCTCCCGCGCGGTGCGGCTGATGCAGTCGGCGGCCCGCAGGGAGCTGGCGGCCCGGCGGGCCGCCGTGGTGCGGGCGGTGCGGGCGGTGGCGCCCGACCTGGAGTTCGTGAACGGCGGTGGGACGGGCAGCGTCCAGCACACGGCGGCCGAGGCCGCGGTGACCGAGATCGCGGCGGGTTCCGGCCTCTATGTGCCGCGGCTCTTCGACAACTACACCTCTTTCACCGGGCGTCCGGCGGCCCTCTTCGCCATGCCGGTGGTGCGCAGGCCGGGCGTGGGCGTGGTGACCGTGCTCGGCGGCGGCTACCCCGCGTCGGGCGCGGCGGGGGCGGACCGGCTGCCCGTCCCGTACCTTCCGGAGGGCCTTCGCTACGACCCGCAGGAGGGGCCGGGCGAGGTCCAGACACCCCTGCTGGGCTCGCCCGCCGACGATCTGCTCATCGGTGACAAGGTGTGGTTCCGGCACGCGAAGTCGGGCGAGCTGTGCGAGCGGTTCGACGCGCTGCAGCTGATCGAGGGCGACCGGGTGACCGGGACCGCGCCGACGTACCGCGGTGAGGGGCACACCTTCCTGTAG
- a CDS encoding ABC transporter permease, producing the protein MSAVALRQTWYMTQRQLTAILRQPVFLLISLIQPVIWLFLFGNLFKKVVQLGGFGTSSYLDYLIPGIVVMSALGSSMWAGMGTLEEIDRGTLNRFLTTPVSRTALMNANVVQNGISTAVQSVIIVLLGMLGGADYPGGAGGLAVLVLASILLGTVFGALSNALGMLVRQRESIIGINTFLLLPLTFLSSAFMAPSQMPSWMRYIADFNPVNWAMAAGRSAMAADPDRFLVLSRGGALLVLAVVAVQLSTRTFRSYQRSV; encoded by the coding sequence ATGAGCGCCGTCGCCCTCCGCCAGACCTGGTACATGACGCAGCGCCAGCTGACCGCGATCCTGCGGCAGCCCGTCTTCCTGCTGATCTCGCTGATCCAGCCGGTGATCTGGCTGTTCCTCTTCGGCAACCTCTTCAAGAAGGTCGTACAGCTCGGGGGCTTCGGCACCTCCAGCTATCTGGACTACCTGATCCCCGGCATCGTGGTGATGAGCGCGCTGGGATCCAGCATGTGGGCCGGTATGGGGACCCTGGAGGAGATCGACCGCGGCACGCTCAACAGGTTCCTCACCACACCGGTCAGCCGTACCGCGCTGATGAACGCCAACGTCGTGCAGAACGGCATCTCCACCGCCGTCCAGTCCGTGATCATCGTGCTGCTCGGGATGCTGGGCGGTGCGGACTATCCCGGCGGCGCGGGTGGACTCGCCGTGCTGGTGTTGGCGTCGATCCTGCTCGGCACGGTCTTCGGCGCGCTCTCCAACGCGCTCGGCATGCTGGTGCGCCAACGGGAGTCGATCATCGGTATCAACACGTTTCTGCTGCTGCCGCTGACCTTCCTCTCCTCCGCCTTCATGGCGCCGTCCCAGATGCCGTCCTGGATGCGGTACATCGCCGACTTCAACCCGGTCAACTGGGCCATGGCCGCGGGCCGTTCGGCGATGGCGGCCGACCCGGACCGGTTCCTGGTGCTCAGCCGCGGGGGAGCGCTGCTCGTCCTGGCGGTCGTCGCGGTCCAGCTGTCGACCCGCACGTTCCGGTCGTACCAGCGCTCTGTATAG
- a CDS encoding cupin domain-containing protein encodes MDAKEKEAFRVGAAVRRRRRTLGLTLAKVSARSGLSVPFLSQIENQRARPSERSLQRVADALETTAVELLAASDAGRTVDVVRATAATGAVPDPEPQIRDLVRGHHQLHAMEFTGEQETGREFQHRNDEVLYVAEGAAEVEAEGRAYRLERGDSLFLSGGVRHRWRATAPETRIVVVAVAEHVDATAAPRC; translated from the coding sequence ATGGACGCTAAGGAGAAGGAGGCGTTCCGGGTGGGTGCCGCCGTCCGCAGGCGCCGCCGCACACTGGGACTCACCCTCGCCAAGGTCTCCGCGCGCAGCGGACTCTCGGTGCCCTTCCTCAGCCAGATCGAGAACCAGCGGGCGCGGCCGAGCGAGCGCTCGCTCCAGCGGGTCGCCGACGCGCTGGAGACCACGGCCGTGGAACTGCTGGCCGCGTCCGACGCGGGACGCACGGTCGACGTCGTCCGTGCGACGGCCGCCACCGGGGCCGTGCCGGACCCCGAGCCGCAGATCCGGGACCTGGTGCGCGGACACCACCAGCTGCACGCCATGGAGTTCACGGGCGAGCAGGAGACCGGGCGCGAGTTCCAGCACCGCAACGACGAGGTGCTGTACGTGGCCGAGGGCGCGGCCGAGGTGGAGGCGGAGGGCCGGGCGTACCGACTGGAGCGCGGCGACAGCCTGTTCCTCTCCGGGGGAGTACGGCACCGCTGGCGTGCCACGGCGCCCGAGACCCGGATCGTCGTCGTCGCTGTCGCCGAGCACGTCGACGCGACGGCCGCCCCGCGGTGCTAG